In Risungbinella massiliensis, the genomic stretch GCATCTTGACGACTTCGGCGTTTGGTCTTTCCTTCCACTTCTTCTACTTCTTTTAGACACTGGTTTCTCGCTTGTTCCAACGTTTGGATACCAAGTCGTTTCCAATGACCAGCAATTTTTTCTACCAAAGGTCGAGATAGTTTACGATCATACTTAATCAACACATAATCAAGCAATACATTGACGACAGCAGACGGAAGTCGAAACTCTGTTAAAAGAGATTCCACTAACTCTACATCTGCTCGGGCTATTTGGGATCCACCATGATACAACTTCAATAACTCTAATGGCGAAATTTGGGCAAGTCGCTGAAAATGTTGCTCTGCACGGTCATCCATCTTGGTTTTTGGCTCTTGTGTAAGGGGTTGAGCAATCGTTAGCTTATCTTCTTTTTCTCTTTCCACAAGCTTAAGTCGGTCTTTTCGTTGAACCGAGGGTAATGACCGATATTGATAGCGATATTCTTGTCTGACATACTCTCGGAGACGTTCACGATCCACACGCCCACCTGGTGTCACATATGGATTTTGAAGAGCTTTAATCAGTCCCCATGAATCTAATTGGTAAAAGCAACAGATCTCTTGAATCTCCTCTTCTACTTCTTGAGTCCATGCCTCAGGGCCTAGCATGGTAGCCAATCTCATCTTAATCGGCTCCAAATCAATCTGCTCTGGGACTTTTGGGCGTTTTCCGTTCATGCCTTCGGTGTTGACAGTCGGAGTGGCTTCTTGCCATTGTGCCGTTTGTAACATTGCTTGAGGAGAGATCACACCAAATACTTCCTGAAATGATTTGGTGACATTTCGCCCTTCTTTCTTTTTGTCAACAGAGTCCAAGGAAAACAACCACTCCCTTGTCATCTGAAAACGTTCCTTGCCAATCCGCTCCCAGAGCATCGCTCCTAAAATATCACTAGCAAAAAAATGCACTGGTGCAAGTGGTGGAATCAAGCGATACTCTAAATATTTATCCCATTTATCTGTTTCTGTCTCATATGTTTCCAAAAGACCGATCCCTTCTAGACGTTGTCTAGCCTCCAAGAGCTGTAAAGAGGTGATCGATAATAGATTAACTAGATAGGAGTGTGTATATAGTGGAGATGCTCCCGGACGATGAAAGGGTAGCTGATATGATAATGTCATATACAAGGCAAACGCATCTGTTCCAATTAACGGTTGATATAGATGTGTTAGAGACAAAAAGTCCGTCCCCTCTATTGGACGAACCGAGCGTACAAGCCAACCTTGTTCATTAGCCAAGAATGTATAACCTCCTCTCCCCATAAAACCAAATACAGAATCTCTATTTTAACTCTTTTCCTGATCGATGCAACAAATCTTTTAACTCTGTGACAAACACATTTAAATCTTTAAATTGACGGTAAACGGAGGCAAAACGAACATATGCTACTTCATCTAAAGAGACCAGCCGATCCATTACCATCTCTCCTACTTCTTGAGATGGGATTTCAGCCCGAGAACCTTCTCTTAAATTCCGCTCGATCTCAGACACCAATCGCTCTAACTTTTCCAAGGGTACTGGGCGTTTTTCACATGCTCGAATAAGCCCTCGTAGTAATTTATCACGATTAAACTCTTCGCGGCTTCCGTCCTTTTTTACTACAATGAGAGGCTTTAATTCTAGCATCTCAAACGTGGTAAATCGTTGCTCACACTCTTCGCATTCCCGACGACGACGTATTGCTTTGCCATCATGTACTGGACGAGAGTCGAGAACTTTACTACCTATGTAGCCGCAATACGGACATTTCATGACAAAGTTCTCCTATCCTAGTAACTTTCCTCCTATTGTATCGAGCTTAAACTACGATGACAACTAACGGTTTTGTCGGTAAATTTTGAGTAGGCTCCCATATAGGAAGCCATCTTCTTTTACATGCTCAGCAAATCTGTATTTTATGGAGCTAAGCATTCAATATATCTTTACGATGGAAATAATAGCCTCCCAAGAGAAGGGATCCTACCAACCAGAATACTAAAATGAGCGAACCTGTGAAAAAAGACAGTTCGAAAACAGTTCCATTGGTAATATAGTGACTCCAATATTTCCCGATATTTAAATGATAGGAATAAAGCCAAGCAAAATACTTGTTACCCGTTCCTACAGCTTGACCAAACATCGGATTTGCAAAGATGAAAATAACGACAAAACTAAATATATTTACTACTAACGCTACCGCAGTACTAACCATAGAACTTTTAAAGAAGGAAGAGCATAGCATGGTAAAGCTCGCTACCACTAGCATCGTAAGGCATGATAGCCCATAGGTCGTCCAAACATACTCAGACATTGGGATAATATCCGCCTTCGTATAATCTGGGATCAAAATCTGATCACCTTGTCGTTCTTCTCGTGGGATGTTTTTTAGTTCATTAGCAGGGATTGTTTCATAGGTTTGAGGTACATTTACAAATGTTGGCTCATTGGCTCCTGCTGTTCCATTTACAGCCAATACTCCCAAAATGGTAGTAACGATAAAACCTATACTCAACAAAAGCGTAGCAACGAAACTAACCAACCACTTTCCAATAAAAATCTTCCACCGTGAAATTGGGCGAACAAGAAGTAACTTGATAGTTCCAGATGTCGTCTCACCAGATATAAAATCGGCGACTAATAACACTACCAAAAGCGGTAAAACTGCAAGAACAATCAGAGGGCTGATCTCGCTAAGCATAACGTAGGAGGACGACCATGCATACATAGGATCCAATGGGCGTTGATCCTGATCTAACAAATACTGCATCTTCAGAACTTCTTGTTCTCTCAACGCCTCTTCTCTTTTTTGAATAATAGAAGGTTGACCTTGCATATCTTCTCGAAGCTCTTCCGGAATGTTTTTTGCTTCATTTAGTCGTTCTGTAATAACTCTTCTCCAATCTCCTGTCTGCATATCCTGGGAGTCTTTTAACTGTTTGTCCATCATGATAATCGATTCATTCATATTCTTCATCTCTGATTCCAAAGAACTACGTTCAGTAGGATCTGTCGTTTTAGCTAGTTGTTGTTCGATCTGCGTAACCTGTAATTTCATATCTTCTAATATTTTCTTATCATCATGAATCGAAATGTCAGATCCTGCACCGGTTATCAAAATCAATCCAGCTGCAAATACCAAGGCAAGTCCAACCGTCACCCAAATCCGTTTTCGGGCTAAAAGTTTCATCCACTCGACACGAAATACCATTCCAAGATCACGCATATTCTTTCTTTCCTTTCATGGTCATTGATTTCTCCCCTGTCAGCTTGAGAAACTCTTCTTCTAGGCTTTGCTTTTTTCGTATTACTTCCGTGATCTGAATCCCACGCATTACCAATTCTCGAATCAGATCTGGTATTTTCCCCATTGGTACTTTCACTAAAAAAGCGCCTATTTCTGAATTTTGGAACCAAAGCTTTTGTTTTCGTAAAAAAGCTACCACTTCTTGAACTGGCTCACATACTAATTCAATCGTTTCTTCTTGCTGCTCCAACAGCTTATCCATTGACTGTTCCGCAACAATAATTCCGTTCTGGATAATCGCAATACGATCCGCTACTTGTTCTATTTCTGCCAAGATATGGCTGGAAACAAAAACAGCCATTCCTTGATCTGCCAATTGACGAATCAGATTTCGAAATTCTCGCATTCCAGCTGGATCTAATCCATTGGTTGGTTCATCTAATATTAATAGTTTTGGGTTTGAAAGAATGGCTTGAGCTACTCCAAGCCGTTGCCTCATGCCAAGTGAGTATGTTTTGACTTTGTCATGGATTCGATCAGTTAGTTTCACTAACTCGGTCACTTCTTGGATTCGGTATTCTAAATTGGGTATTTTGCTTAGCAATCCAAAATGAACGAGATTTTTCCAACCAGACATATAGGAATAAAGTTCGGGATTTTCCACAATACAACCAACATGTTCTAAAGCTTTTTCCCTCTCTTTTTGGATATCGTGACCACAAACTTCCACCGTGCCCGAAGTAGGTTTAATGAGACCTACCAACATTCGAATCGTAGTAGTCTTTCCCGCTCCATTTGGTCCTAAAAAACCATATATTTCACCAGGTTTTACATTCATACTGATCCCATGGATAATTCTCTTTTTTCCAATTACTTTGGATACATTTCGCAACTTCAATATGGTTTCCATAGGTGCCTCCTCAAAATTTTCAAACAATTTACAGTATATCACAACATTTCCTTTTTCGATCTCAAAATAAAAACCTCACTCTATTATAGAATGAGGTCTAATTTCAGTATATCCGCAATTAGGCAGTGGTCTCTACCAATTCTTTTTTCTCGATCCGTCTACCTACTAGTTTAACTAGATCCACAACACGAGCAGAATAGCCCCACTCGTTATCATACCAAGCAAGAACTTTTACTTGTCGTTCCCCTACTACCATCGTAGAAAGCGCATCCACTATGGAAGAGTATGGATTACCTACAAAATCAGTGGAGACTAGAGGTAGTTTACAATACTGTAGGTATCCTTTCATGTCACCCTCTGCCGCCTCTTGGAACGCTTGATTCACTTGTTCTGCTGTTACTTCTTGCTTTAGGTCTACGACCAAATCTACGACCGATACATTCGGTGTAGGTACTCGAAGTGCAAAACCATTTAGTTTCCCTTTTAACTCTGGTAAAACGAGACCCAGTGCCTTGGCTGCCCCTGTTTTGGTTGGGATAATCGACTGCGCACAAGCTCGAGCACGGCGGAGATCTTTATGTGGGTTATCCAGATTTTGTTGATCATTTGTATAGGAATGAACTGTTGTCATCAGTCCATGTTCAATGCCAAAGCGATCATGTAATACTTTTGCTACTGGTGCGAGGCAATTCGTTGTACAAGAAGCGTTCGAAATAATGTGATGTTGCTCGTGTTGATAAAGGTGTTCATTGACTCCCATTACAATCGTAATATCTTCCTCTTTGCCTGGTGCGGTGATGACAACCTTCTTGGCGCCAGCTTGTAAATGAAGACCTGCTCCTTGGCGATCGCAGAATTTACCTGTTGCCTCAATTACTACATCAATCGCTAACTCATTCCAAGGAAGTTCTGCCGGATTACGGTTGGACAATAGTTGTACCATATGGCCGTTTACTTGAATACCTTCTGGTGTAGGAATCACTTCTTCATCGAAAAAACCTTGAACAGTATCGTATTTAATGAGATGTGCCAAAGTCTCTGCTGGATAACTAGCATTGATCGCTACAACTTCCATAGATGGATCCAAGATTGATTGTCGGAAAACCATTCGTCCAATTCGACCAAAACCATTTATCGCAACCCGTAATTTCATATCATAATAGCCCCTTTTAATTAATTATATTACATACCATTTCAACTACATATTATATTAAGTATGTCACATTGACAACAGATAACAAAAAAAACCTTGCTCTTTTATAATAAGAACAAGGTTTAGGTTACTTTATTTCCTTTTTCGGATGCTTTCGGTAGTATTCTTCTACCTGCTTCCCATAAAGTTCTTTATAGTTATCATAGTAAAAGGTAACTTTTTGAACGTAGTGACGAGTCTCTCCATACAACCCCTCTGTGTTGTTTGGATCTCCATCCCATTTTCCACTCTCTATAGCCTTTTTAATCGTACCTGGTCCAGAGTTATATGCAGCAGCAATGATTGCAATCTTATCCGTTTGAAACTGCTTGGATAAATCTACCAGATACCAACTACCCATACGTATGTTGATACGAACATCATCTAGTTCATTAATCAGAGAGAGAGAGAAATTGCCTCTCTTTACAATATCCTTTGCTGTATCTGGCATAATTTGCATTAGCCCTTTGGCGTTTACACGGGATTGTCCATTCGGGTCAAATTTGGTCTCTGCTCGAATAATCGCCATTACAAGATACGGATCCGCACCAGTAGCTGCAGACTCTTCCAAGATGATCTCCTCATAGCGCAATGGGTACATCCATTTTTTAACCAGTGGCACGATCAAAAAAGAGGCGACGATAATCACAACAAGTGAGATCAAAATCCACCGTTTAGGTGGCAATGCTTTTACAAGTGGCCGAAGCCAGAATTTGACTTTAGATAGTTCCATAATCGATCAACCTGACTTTCTGTACTTGATAGAGATCCTTGGTTATCGATCACATAATCTGCTATTTGTCTTTTTTCTTCTATCGACATTTGGGCCTGAATCCTTTGTAAAGCCTCTGTTTCTGTCAATTGGTTTCGCTTTTGAAGTCGTTCCAATTGGACCTCTTTTGGTACATATACAACAATAACTTTTTTCACAAATTCGGTCAATTGACTCTCATAGAGAAGCGGTACATCCCAGATCACAACAGCTTCTTGATGCTTGCGATATAAATCTGTCTGACGATGCATCTCTTGACGAACCAGAGGGTGGATAATCGCATTCAAACGTTTCCGCGCATTTTCATCCGAAAATACAATCGCCCCTAAT encodes the following:
- a CDS encoding lytic transglycosylase domain-containing protein is translated as MELSKVKFWLRPLVKALPPKRWILISLVVIIVASFLIVPLVKKWMYPLRYEEIILEESAATGADPYLVMAIIRAETKFDPNGQSRVNAKGLMQIMPDTAKDIVKRGNFSLSLINELDDVRINIRMGSWYLVDLSKQFQTDKIAIIAAAYNSGPGTIKKAIESGKWDGDPNNTEGLYGETRHYVQKVTFYYDNYKELYGKQVEEYYRKHPKKEIK
- a CDS encoding glyceraldehyde-3-phosphate dehydrogenase, whose translation is MKLRVAINGFGRIGRMVFRQSILDPSMEVVAINASYPAETLAHLIKYDTVQGFFDEEVIPTPEGIQVNGHMVQLLSNRNPAELPWNELAIDVVIEATGKFCDRQGAGLHLQAGAKKVVITAPGKEEDITIVMGVNEHLYQHEQHHIISNASCTTNCLAPVAKVLHDRFGIEHGLMTTVHSYTNDQQNLDNPHKDLRRARACAQSIIPTKTGAAKALGLVLPELKGKLNGFALRVPTPNVSVVDLVVDLKQEVTAEQVNQAFQEAAEGDMKGYLQYCKLPLVSTDFVGNPYSSIVDALSTMVVGERQVKVLAWYDNEWGYSARVVDLVKLVGRRIEKKELVETTA
- the nrdR gene encoding transcriptional regulator NrdR; translation: MKCPYCGYIGSKVLDSRPVHDGKAIRRRRECEECEQRFTTFEMLELKPLIVVKKDGSREEFNRDKLLRGLIRACEKRPVPLEKLERLVSEIERNLREGSRAEIPSQEVGEMVMDRLVSLDEVAYVRFASVYRQFKDLNVFVTELKDLLHRSGKELK
- the coaE gene encoding dephospho-CoA kinase, translating into MSLVVGLTGGIASGKSTVSKMFAKRGAKIVDADEIARNVVEPGTPGLEKIVETFGSHLLDGTHLNREALGAIVFSDENARKRLNAIIHPLVRQEMHRQTDLYRKHQEAVVIWDVPLLYESQLTEFVKKVIVVYVPKEVQLERLQKRNQLTETEALQRIQAQMSIEEKRQIADYVIDNQGSLSSTESQVDRLWNYLKSNSGFGHL
- a CDS encoding DnaD domain protein, whose amino-acid sequence is MANEQGWLVRSVRPIEGTDFLSLTHLYQPLIGTDAFALYMTLSYQLPFHRPGASPLYTHSYLVNLLSITSLQLLEARQRLEGIGLLETYETETDKWDKYLEYRLIPPLAPVHFFASDILGAMLWERIGKERFQMTREWLFSLDSVDKKKEGRNVTKSFQEVFGVISPQAMLQTAQWQEATPTVNTEGMNGKRPKVPEQIDLEPIKMRLATMLGPEAWTQEVEEEIQEICCFYQLDSWGLIKALQNPYVTPGGRVDRERLREYVRQEYRYQYRSLPSVQRKDRLKLVEREKEDKLTIAQPLTQEPKTKMDDRAEQHFQRLAQISPLELLKLYHGGSQIARADVELVESLLTEFRLPSAVVNVLLDYVLIKYDRKLSRPLVEKIAGHWKRLGIQTLEQARNQCLKEVEEVEGKTKRRSRQDASSVRESRTRTTKNTTKNNSNLPEAVRNQLEGKSGSDELTDEEFEKMKAQLHAKMKKMDENFERRKSMQGKESRY
- a CDS encoding ABC transporter permease subunit encodes the protein MRDLGMVFRVEWMKLLARKRIWVTVGLALVFAAGLILITGAGSDISIHDDKKILEDMKLQVTQIEQQLAKTTDPTERSSLESEMKNMNESIIMMDKQLKDSQDMQTGDWRRVITERLNEAKNIPEELREDMQGQPSIIQKREEALREQEVLKMQYLLDQDQRPLDPMYAWSSSYVMLSEISPLIVLAVLPLLVVLLVADFISGETTSGTIKLLLVRPISRWKIFIGKWLVSFVATLLLSIGFIVTTILGVLAVNGTAGANEPTFVNVPQTYETIPANELKNIPREERQGDQILIPDYTKADIIPMSEYVWTTYGLSCLTMLVVASFTMLCSSFFKSSMVSTAVALVVNIFSFVVIFIFANPMFGQAVGTGNKYFAWLYSYHLNIGKYWSHYITNGTVFELSFFTGSLILVFWLVGSLLLGGYYFHRKDILNA
- a CDS encoding ABC transporter ATP-binding protein, producing METILKLRNVSKVIGKKRIIHGISMNVKPGEIYGFLGPNGAGKTTTIRMLVGLIKPTSGTVEVCGHDIQKEREKALEHVGCIVENPELYSYMSGWKNLVHFGLLSKIPNLEYRIQEVTELVKLTDRIHDKVKTYSLGMRQRLGVAQAILSNPKLLILDEPTNGLDPAGMREFRNLIRQLADQGMAVFVSSHILAEIEQVADRIAIIQNGIIVAEQSMDKLLEQQEETIELVCEPVQEVVAFLRKQKLWFQNSEIGAFLVKVPMGKIPDLIRELVMRGIQITEVIRKKQSLEEEFLKLTGEKSMTMKGKKEYA